The following nucleotide sequence is from Devosia yakushimensis.
CCAGGAGCCCGACCTGCTCGTGATGGCTGAGTTCGGCCAGGTCGAGATCGAAATGGCGGCGGGCGAGGTTATATTCGTTCTGCACCGAGACCAGGCGGGGCAGGTTGCGGGCCTCGGCAATGGCCAGCCATCGGCTGATGCCCCAGGTGGTTTCGTTGGAGACGCCGGCATGGAGGATCTTGCCTTCCTTGACCAGGGCGCCCAGGGTTTCGAGCATGTCGGCGATATTGTCGAGAACGTCGGTGGTGTCCTGGTTATGGGGCGCATAGGTCCAGGACCCATCGAAATTGTAGCTGCCGCGCGAGGCCCAGTGGATCTGGTAGAGATCGATGCGATCGGTCTTGAGGCGGCGCAGGCTCTGTTCGATAGCGATGCGGATCGAGGCGCCGTCGGGGCGGGCGCCGTTGCGGATATGGCGATTGCCGCCGCCGCCGATCTTGGAGGCGAGGAGCCAGTGATCGCGCTTGCCGGTCAAGGCGAACCAATTGCCGATGATTTCCTCGGTGCGGCCCGAGGTCTCGGGGCTGCCCGGCACGGCATAGAGTTCGGCGGTATCCATGAAATTGACGCCGGCCTCGAGCGCCAGATCGATCTGGGCGTGACCCTCGGCCTCGCTGTTCTGGCTACCCCAGGTCATGGTGCCGAGGCAGATTTCGGTGACGAGCCGGCCGGTGCGGCCCAAGGGCTTCAATTTCATGGGTAAAATCCAGGGGGCGGGAGAGGGGTGAGAGGAGGTCCCTAAAGCGCGTCGCGATCTCAAGGATTCGCTCCGTGCGCTTTAGCTCTTTTTGTACGCATGTCTTTGCCCCGAAACCGGTGACCACTTTCGGGAGACATGCTCTAGCGGATAAAGCGCGGCAAGCGCTGGCACAAGCGGGATTGCCCGACGGGGATGTCAAAAAAGCGTCACGCAGGGTCGTTTTGGGGTTGAGCAAAGCCGATTCACCCCCTATATACGCCTCACGTCGCGACCACGGTCGCCGTGATGACCAAAGCCATCCGGCATTGTTATCAACGTTTTGACGCGGGATGGAGCAGCCCGGTAGCTCGTCAGGCTCATAACCTGAAGGTCGCAGGTTCAAATCCTGCTCCCGCAACCAAAAAAAGCCCAGTGAACTCAATGAGTTCGCTGGGTTTTTCCTTTCCTCTTAGACGTGACACCGCTTGGCGCCGGAATCATATCGGAATCAATTCGAATGAAGCCGTAGCGTGGAAGCGGCGTTTTCATCAGTGACATTTGACACTCGGCGTTCCGAGGAGGAGGCGGCTTCGATAGAGAACCAGACTACGAATCTGGGGGTCAGGAGTTCGAATCTCTTCGGGCGCACCCGCCGCGATTCGAACGCGGGGCCTTCGCCTTCGGAGGGCAACGCTCAAACGAGAACGCCCTGACTCCTTGCCAGAACACCCGCATAGCCGCGTTCGTAAGGGAGCGAAGCGTGCAACCGTAACCTAGGGTGCTCACCGGAATACGCCGAACTTCCGAAGTCCTTCGCCTGCCTATCCGATTGCCCAAAACC
It contains:
- a CDS encoding aldo/keto reductase, with amino-acid sequence MKLKPLGRTGRLVTEICLGTMTWGSQNSEAEGHAQIDLALEAGVNFMDTAELYAVPGSPETSGRTEEIIGNWFALTGKRDHWLLASKIGGGGNRHIRNGARPDGASIRIAIEQSLRRLKTDRIDLYQIHWASRGSYNFDGSWTYAPHNQDTTDVLDNIADMLETLGALVKEGKILHAGVSNETTWGISRWLAIAEARNLPRLVSVQNEYNLARRHFDLDLAELSHHEQVGLLAYSPLAGGLLTGKYSDGAIPPGSRADYQKGFWRLNSYSEAAAKDYVALARSHGLDPAQMAIAFALTRPFMTSVIIGATSTVQLANSLGAADLTLSPEILAEIEAIHRRWPRTI